The following coding sequences lie in one Methyloterricola oryzae genomic window:
- a CDS encoding sugar ABC transporter substrate-binding protein — MTVRRRRWPGLLVALLLAACGSEQPDVVEFWALGREGEAVRGLMPEFERRHPGVQVKVQQIPWSAAHEKLLTAYAGDAMPDVFQLGTTWVAEFAALGAAEDLATWANRTGMPLGDFFPGILDASRVSGRLYAIPWYVDTRVLFYRKDLLARAGVTQPPQTWEAWLAAMQRLREQGRFAILLPVNEWQVPVILAQQLGAGMLREEGRFGDFRAAPFRQAFAFYVDLFRQGLAPAVSDTQVSNLYQEFAEGYFGLYLTGPWNLGEFRRRLPDRLQDQWDTAPLPAPDVSYPGVSLAGGASLAMSPRSRQREHAWQLIQFLAETRVQAGFYRSTGDLPARVSAWDDPDLGQDSKARAFRVQLEHVAAVPKVPEWERIASKLAHYAESTVRGEMTEDAALTALDQDVDAILEKRRWLMDHGRW; from the coding sequence ATGACGGTGAGGCGGCGCCGCTGGCCGGGCCTGCTCGTTGCCCTGTTGCTGGCGGCCTGCGGCAGCGAGCAACCGGACGTGGTCGAGTTCTGGGCCCTGGGGCGCGAGGGCGAGGCGGTGCGCGGCTTGATGCCGGAATTCGAGCGCCGCCACCCGGGCGTGCAGGTCAAGGTGCAGCAGATTCCCTGGAGCGCGGCCCATGAAAAGTTGCTCACCGCCTATGCCGGGGACGCCATGCCCGATGTGTTCCAGTTGGGAACCACCTGGGTCGCGGAATTCGCCGCGCTTGGCGCCGCCGAGGATCTGGCGACGTGGGCTAACCGCACCGGCATGCCATTGGGTGACTTCTTTCCAGGCATTCTCGATGCCAGCCGGGTGTCGGGCCGCTTGTATGCCATTCCCTGGTACGTGGACACGCGCGTGCTGTTCTACCGCAAGGATCTGCTGGCCCGGGCCGGCGTGACGCAACCGCCGCAAACCTGGGAGGCCTGGCTGGCTGCCATGCAGCGGCTGCGCGAGCAGGGGCGCTTTGCCATCCTGTTGCCGGTGAACGAATGGCAGGTGCCGGTGATCCTCGCGCAGCAGTTGGGCGCGGGGATGCTGAGGGAAGAAGGGCGCTTTGGGGATTTTCGCGCCGCGCCGTTTCGCCAGGCCTTTGCCTTCTATGTGGACCTGTTCCGGCAAGGCCTGGCGCCCGCCGTTTCCGACACCCAGGTTTCCAATCTGTACCAGGAGTTCGCCGAGGGCTACTTCGGCCTTTACCTGACCGGACCCTGGAACCTGGGAGAGTTCCGCCGCCGTCTGCCTGACAGACTGCAGGATCAGTGGGACACGGCGCCGCTGCCGGCGCCCGATGTTTCGTATCCGGGTGTGTCCTTGGCGGGCGGTGCCAGTCTCGCCATGTCGCCGCGCTCCAGGCAGCGGGAGCACGCTTGGCAGTTGATTCAGTTCCTGGCGGAGACTCGCGTTCAAGCCGGTTTCTACCGCAGCACCGGGGACCTGCCGGCGCGCGTTTCGGCCTGGGATGACCCGGACTTGGGTCAGGATTCCAAGGCCCGGGCGTTTCGCGTGCAACTGGAACACGTCGCCGCCGTGCCCAAGGTTCCCGAATGGGAGCGCATCGCCAGCAAGCTGGCGCA
- a CDS encoding GNAT family N-acetyltransferase encodes MKTIENLLISTAVMTDSEAVAVMTVELLEEIMALTGARQFQADRSRIAKHCAEWLEEGSYRIFLARSADGGSPLGFISAVEMRALYAGGCFGMIPELYVRPSFRGEGIGRALLEHVKAQGRQRSWTRLEVTTPPLPQFERTLSFYEREGFEVAGGRKMKVSL; translated from the coding sequence GTGAAAACAATCGAAAACCTGTTGATCAGCACGGCGGTGATGACGGACTCGGAAGCGGTTGCCGTCATGACCGTGGAATTGCTGGAAGAAATCATGGCCTTGACCGGCGCCCGCCAGTTCCAGGCCGATCGCTCAAGGATCGCGAAGCATTGCGCGGAATGGCTGGAGGAAGGCAGCTATCGGATTTTTCTCGCGCGATCGGCGGATGGCGGCAGCCCGCTGGGTTTCATTTCGGCGGTGGAAATGCGCGCTCTCTATGCCGGAGGCTGCTTCGGCATGATTCCCGAGCTTTACGTGCGTCCGAGCTTTCGCGGCGAGGGTATCGGCCGCGCCTTGCTCGAGCACGTCAAGGCTCAAGGACGGCAACGGAGCTGGACGCGCCTGGAGGTGACCACTCCACCACTGCCGCAGTTCGAACGTACCCTGAGCTTTTACGAGCGGGAAGGATTCGAGGTGGCCGGCGGGCGCAAAATGAAAGTGTCCCTATGA
- a CDS encoding response regulator codes for MSEQTSKYAFLTTREAANRLGISLRTAQLWSEQGILEAWKTEGGHRRITQRSVDHLLMGGRKEDAPRVGDKAPAEVAQFRITLEPEIEKLRVLVVEDDNVLLKLYRLCFEHWDLPVELSTASNGYDGLILVGRTSPDMLIADLMLPGMDGFSMIRTLHGSALREGLEIVVVTGLDDTSIEAQGGLPPGIRVFKKPVPFDTLRNHVKRLIDRRRTLSGLMATL; via the coding sequence ATGTCCGAACAAACGAGTAAGTACGCGTTTCTCACCACTCGTGAAGCAGCGAACCGGTTGGGGATTTCCCTGCGGACCGCTCAACTCTGGAGCGAGCAGGGCATCCTGGAAGCCTGGAAAACTGAAGGCGGGCACCGCCGAATCACCCAGCGCTCCGTGGACCATCTCCTGATGGGCGGCCGCAAGGAGGACGCGCCCAGGGTGGGCGATAAAGCACCGGCTGAAGTGGCGCAATTTCGGATCACACTGGAACCTGAAATCGAAAAATTGCGGGTCCTGGTCGTAGAAGATGACAACGTACTGCTCAAGCTCTACCGTCTGTGCTTCGAGCACTGGGATCTTCCCGTCGAGTTGTCCACCGCTAGCAATGGTTATGATGGACTCATTCTGGTGGGCCGCACATCCCCCGACATGCTGATTGCCGACCTGATGTTACCTGGCATGGATGGGTTCAGCATGATCCGCACCCTCCACGGCTCTGCACTTCGCGAAGGTCTCGAAATCGTGGTGGTGACCGGACTGGATGACACCAGCATAGAAGCCCAGGGCGGGCTGCCTCCAGGAATCAGGGTATTTAAAAAACCGGTACCCTTCGACACCCTGCGAAATCATGTCAAACGCCTGATTGACCGGCGCAGAACCTTATCCGGCCTGATGGCAACCCTCTGA
- a CDS encoding TolB family protein has protein sequence MNSFLGVSQPLLPARLTTLCILVLSMVSQAYAREAYDLASLGNDGILPDSFYNADHAAVTPDGRYVVFRSGESKLVSPNTSGYQIFLRDRRLGTTELISRSNGGQYGNGSSDWPSISNDGCRVVFESDSTNLVSGDANGTTDVFLRDRCTSPASTRLVSVDSSGTQAGGQSKRGDVSGDGEVVAFWSYATDLVPGVTRAGQIYAHNLTSGETSLVSKSATTLGEGGIFGSDCPAISDDGSRIAFWSYASDLVAVDANSMWDIFLYDANSDEVALVSSSSLGGQQAQGGEGISSVSCPAISGDGRFVAFPSRGTQLIAGDSVTGDIFLKDTQTGTLAKASVSSSGVSGNGDSLYRPSLSEDGTWVAFYSDSTNLASGSGRVFVHNRVSGQTLGFADTSSGDNYPVISGDAYGRFLAGFWGASLDSRYDSSGVFVHDRHNQPVANAGSAQTVKVGETVTLDGSGSYEPDNYFPVPSPGLTYHWSQVEGPEAVSFSSATAVKPTFVPATAGSYTFQLVVNDSVEDSDPSRVTITVQAPTPDTPGPQVDPNTGASVTLLTPDDGTPWMVGKKYQIQWNSDKLPKKKRLGLFIVLDLEGSDLKLIRLGLKPNGKLKVKVKKSWLTATASVVVCSLPSKKDPSVVCDAGNFFPILPKNSF, from the coding sequence ATGAATTCATTCTTGGGCGTTTCCCAACCGCTTCTTCCAGCCAGGCTTACAACGCTGTGCATTCTCGTGCTTTCAATGGTCTCCCAGGCCTACGCGCGGGAGGCCTATGACCTAGCCTCTCTGGGCAATGATGGCATCTTGCCGGATAGCTTTTACAATGCGGATCATGCGGCGGTGACGCCCGACGGCCGTTATGTGGTGTTTCGATCCGGTGAGTCGAAACTGGTCAGTCCCAATACCTCCGGTTATCAGATTTTCCTGCGCGACCGACGCTTGGGGACCACCGAACTGATCTCCCGCAGCAATGGGGGGCAATATGGCAACGGTTCAAGCGACTGGCCTTCAATCTCCAATGATGGCTGCCGCGTGGTGTTCGAGTCGGATTCGACCAATCTGGTGAGCGGCGATGCGAATGGTACAACCGACGTCTTTCTGCGCGACCGATGCACTTCGCCGGCCTCTACCCGTCTGGTCAGCGTGGATTCCAGTGGTACTCAGGCCGGTGGCCAGAGCAAGCGCGGCGATGTGTCCGGTGACGGCGAAGTTGTTGCCTTTTGGTCCTATGCCACCGATCTGGTGCCGGGCGTCACGCGCGCCGGTCAAATCTACGCGCACAATCTGACCAGCGGCGAAACCTCACTGGTTTCCAAGAGCGCCACGACCCTCGGTGAGGGTGGAATCTTTGGGTCTGATTGCCCGGCCATCTCCGACGATGGAAGCCGGATCGCATTTTGGTCCTATGCCAGCGATCTGGTAGCGGTGGATGCCAACAGCATGTGGGACATTTTCCTCTATGATGCCAACAGTGACGAGGTTGCCCTGGTCTCGTCCAGCAGCCTCGGCGGTCAGCAGGCTCAGGGCGGTGAGGGAATCAGTTCCGTATCCTGTCCTGCAATATCCGGGGATGGACGCTTTGTGGCATTTCCCTCCCGGGGCACCCAACTGATCGCCGGTGACTCCGTTACCGGCGACATATTCCTCAAGGACACCCAGACCGGAACGTTGGCGAAGGCCAGCGTCAGCAGCAGTGGTGTCTCCGGCAACGGCGATTCACTATACCGTCCCTCCCTGTCAGAGGACGGCACCTGGGTAGCCTTTTACAGCGATTCCACCAATCTGGCGTCCGGTAGCGGCAGAGTCTTCGTCCATAACCGTGTCAGCGGCCAGACCTTGGGATTCGCCGACACCTCCAGCGGCGACAACTACCCCGTGATTTCGGGCGATGCGTACGGGCGGTTCCTGGCCGGATTCTGGGGGGCTTCCCTGGATTCTCGCTACGACAGTTCGGGCGTATTCGTCCATGACCGCCATAACCAGCCAGTGGCCAATGCCGGTTCGGCGCAGACCGTCAAAGTGGGCGAAACGGTTACCCTGGATGGCAGCGGCAGCTACGAGCCCGACAACTACTTCCCAGTTCCCAGTCCGGGACTTACCTACCACTGGTCTCAAGTGGAGGGGCCCGAGGCGGTCAGCTTCTCCAGCGCTACGGCGGTTAAGCCGACTTTCGTGCCCGCGACGGCCGGCAGTTATACCTTCCAGTTGGTGGTAAATGACAGCGTGGAGGATAGCGATCCCAGTCGTGTCACGATCACCGTACAAGCACCGACGCCGGATACCCCGGGACCACAGGTGGACCCTAACACCGGTGCCAGCGTGACCCTGCTAACACCGGACGACGGGACTCCCTGGATGGTGGGCAAGAAGTATCAGATCCAGTGGAACTCCGACAAGTTGCCGAAGAAGAAGCGCCTGGGCTTGTTCATTGTGCTGGATCTGGAAGGTAGCGATCTGAAACTGATCAGGCTGGGCCTAAAGCCGAACGGAAAGCTGAAGGTGAAGGTAAAGAAATCCTGGTTGACCGCAACGGCCTCGGTGGTTGTCTGCAGTCTGCCTTCGAAGAAGGATCCGAGCGTGGTCTGCGACGCCGGCAACTTCTTTCCCATTCTGCCCAAAAACAGCTTCTGA
- a CDS encoding ABC transporter ATP-binding protein: protein MASVSFENVGKIYPNGHTAIRHFNLDIADGERMVFVGPSGCGKSTLLRLLAGLETMSEGRILIGGQDASRLSPQARNVAMVFQDYALYPNMTVRGNLEFPLRMRKLPAGEIRTRLERTAEMLALRDLLERLPRELSGGQRQRVAMGRALVREPAVFLLDEPLSNLDAKLRVQVRAEIGELQKRTGTTMVYVTHDQVEAMTLGERIAVLEGGRLMQAAAPEAIYEQPANPFVAGFMGSPPMNLFQALAKFDTAGRLLVDLWGHWVPARQPQATKETPIPESGQLTCGLRPEAFHVADDGWLQARALWADYLGHETLLYFRPEAAPAESAPLVARMAGQRLFAQGQAVRLKVDEAGIYAFAPQASLT, encoded by the coding sequence ATGGCCAGCGTCAGCTTTGAAAATGTCGGCAAGATTTACCCCAACGGCCACACAGCGATCCGGCACTTCAACCTGGACATCGCCGACGGCGAGCGGATGGTCTTCGTGGGGCCATCGGGCTGCGGCAAATCCACGCTGTTGCGCCTGCTGGCCGGCCTGGAGACCATGAGTGAAGGCCGCATCCTGATCGGCGGGCAGGACGCCAGCCGTCTCTCGCCCCAGGCGCGCAACGTTGCCATGGTGTTCCAGGATTACGCCCTCTACCCGAACATGACGGTGCGCGGCAACCTGGAATTTCCGCTGCGCATGCGCAAGCTCCCCGCAGGGGAGATCCGGACTCGCCTGGAGCGCACCGCGGAGATGCTGGCGCTCAGGGATCTGTTGGAAAGGCTGCCCCGCGAGTTATCCGGTGGTCAGAGACAAAGGGTTGCCATGGGACGCGCCTTGGTTCGAGAACCCGCCGTGTTCCTGCTGGACGAACCCCTGTCCAACCTGGACGCCAAGCTGCGCGTGCAGGTCCGGGCGGAAATCGGAGAACTGCAGAAGCGGACCGGAACGACCATGGTGTATGTCACCCACGACCAAGTGGAGGCCATGACCCTGGGCGAGCGCATCGCGGTGCTGGAGGGCGGCCGGCTGATGCAGGCGGCCGCGCCCGAGGCGATCTACGAGCAGCCAGCCAATCCCTTCGTGGCGGGATTTATGGGCAGCCCCCCCATGAACCTGTTTCAGGCGCTCGCAAAATTCGACACGGCCGGAAGGCTGCTGGTGGATCTATGGGGACATTGGGTTCCGGCCAGGCAGCCCCAGGCCACAAAGGAAACGCCGATTCCGGAATCAGGCCAGTTGACCTGCGGGCTGAGACCAGAGGCGTTTCACGTCGCCGACGACGGTTGGCTGCAAGCGCGGGCCCTGTGGGCGGATTACCTGGGTCATGAAACCTTGCTGTACTTCAGGCCCGAAGCCGCCCCGGCGGAATCGGCGCCCCTGGTGGCGAGAATGGCCGGGCAGAGGCTGTTCGCGCAGGGGCAGGCGGTGCGTCTTAAGGTCGACGAAGCAGGCATCTACGCGTTTGCGCCGCAAGCCAGCCTGACCTGA
- a CDS encoding HDOD domain-containing protein — MKTLEEMFAHTQNLPTVPEVVLELIKSFDDPQADGKQIAKKIAMDQVLVARVLRMANSARFGLPRQVASIDDSMMVLGFNAVRTLVVASGLASAFKGPPGFDLKGFWRLSAATAEYAQLLAKPAGQRTDLAYSGGLMLHIGMLLILLEMPEQAQVVARAVDTGGSRAGVEAGLLGFNHANVSAELAKRWNFPDQLVQAFNAYPSPLAAEPFIPLAGVFHLADYLATRQDQGADLEALRAGLPEAVVSKLGLDADALMASLPPYEEASRGLDELMH, encoded by the coding sequence ATGAAAACCCTCGAAGAAATGTTTGCCCATACCCAGAATTTGCCGACGGTTCCAGAAGTGGTGCTGGAACTTATCAAGAGCTTTGACGACCCGCAAGCGGACGGCAAACAGATTGCCAAGAAGATCGCGATGGACCAGGTGCTGGTGGCGCGCGTTCTGCGCATGGCCAATTCCGCGCGCTTCGGACTGCCCCGTCAGGTGGCTTCCATCGATGACAGCATGATGGTGCTGGGTTTCAACGCGGTCCGCACCCTGGTGGTCGCGAGCGGGCTGGCGAGCGCCTTCAAGGGACCTCCGGGCTTTGACCTCAAGGGCTTCTGGCGCCTGAGCGCCGCTACGGCGGAATACGCCCAACTGCTGGCCAAGCCGGCCGGACAACGGACGGACCTGGCCTATTCGGGCGGCTTGATGCTGCATATCGGCATGCTGCTGATTCTCCTGGAGATGCCGGAACAGGCCCAAGTGGTCGCGCGCGCGGTGGATACCGGAGGCAGCCGGGCCGGCGTGGAGGCGGGGTTGCTCGGATTCAATCATGCCAATGTCAGCGCGGAATTGGCCAAGCGCTGGAACTTCCCGGACCAACTGGTCCAAGCATTCAACGCTTACCCCTCGCCCCTGGCGGCGGAACCTTTCATCCCCCTGGCTGGCGTGTTTCATCTGGCGGATTATCTGGCTACGCGGCAGGACCAGGGGGCCGATCTCGAGGCTCTGCGGGCAGGATTGCCGGAGGCGGTTGTCAGCAAGCTTGGCCTGGACGCGGACGCCCTGATGGCATCGCTGCCGCCCTATGAGGAGGCTTCCCGCGGGCTGGACGAGTTGATGCATTAA
- the parC gene encoding DNA topoisomerase IV subunit A — protein MSNSITHERIPLKDFTEKAYLDYSMYVILDRALPNIADGLKPVQRRIVYAMSELGLSAQSKHKKSARTVGDVLGKYHPHGDSACYEAMVLMAQPFSYRYPLIDGQGNWGSPDDPKSFAAMRYTEARLTPYAQTLLSELEQGTVEWVPNFDGTLDEPALLPARLPNLLLNGTTGIAVGMATDIPPHNLREVVSACIRLLDAPDSSLDELCELVRGPDFPTEAEIITPRAEILRMYQTGNGSIRARARYEQEEGNIVITALPYQVSGAKIMEQIAAQMQAKKLPMVEDLRDESDHESPTRLVIMPRGRRFDVNQLMSHLFATTDLERSYRVNLNMIGLNGKPQVKSLKEILAEWLSYRADTVTRRLRHRLEKVLARLHILEGLLIAFLNIDEVIAIIRSEDEPKPVLMARFGLSDLQAEAVLELKLRHLAKLEEFKIRGEQDELEQERERLQTILGSREKLNELIKQELTQDAEKHGDARRSPIVVRQGAQAIDETALIPNEPVTVILSEKGWVRAAKGHDIDASGLGFRTGDAFLASAQGRSNQLAYFLDSTGRSYSLPAHELPSARSQGEPLTGRLNPPAGAVFRSVLAGAEEDWYLLASDAGYGFVIQLGELASKNRAGKALLSLPDHSQVLVPLRIGQPESDGLAVVTLQGRLLVLPANEVPVLNKGKGNKLIDIKPGELAKREDYIVAMTALPPGTALRVHAGKRSVTLQGSDLEHYRGTRGRRGNHLPRGFQRVDRLECA, from the coding sequence ATGAGCAACTCCATCACCCACGAACGCATTCCCCTCAAGGATTTCACCGAGAAGGCCTACCTGGATTACTCCATGTACGTCATTCTCGACCGGGCGCTGCCCAATATCGCCGACGGCCTCAAGCCGGTACAGCGGCGCATCGTTTACGCCATGTCGGAGCTGGGCCTATCCGCCCAGTCCAAGCACAAGAAGTCCGCCCGCACCGTGGGCGACGTTCTGGGCAAATACCACCCCCATGGCGATTCGGCCTGCTACGAGGCCATGGTGCTGATGGCCCAGCCCTTCTCCTACCGCTACCCGCTCATCGATGGGCAGGGCAACTGGGGTTCGCCGGACGATCCCAAATCCTTTGCCGCCATGCGCTACACCGAGGCGCGCCTGACGCCCTACGCCCAGACCCTGCTGTCGGAACTGGAGCAGGGCACCGTGGAATGGGTGCCCAATTTCGACGGTACTTTGGACGAGCCGGCCCTGTTGCCAGCGCGCCTGCCCAATCTGTTGCTGAACGGCACCACCGGCATCGCGGTGGGTATGGCCACGGACATCCCGCCCCACAACCTGCGCGAGGTAGTGAGTGCCTGCATCCGTCTGCTGGATGCCCCGGATTCCAGCCTGGACGAGTTGTGTGAGCTGGTGCGCGGGCCGGACTTTCCTACCGAGGCGGAGATCATCACGCCGCGCGCCGAGATCCTGCGCATGTACCAGACTGGCAACGGCTCCATCCGGGCGCGGGCGCGCTATGAGCAGGAAGAGGGCAATATCGTCATCACCGCGCTGCCGTATCAGGTGTCCGGGGCCAAGATCATGGAGCAGATCGCGGCGCAGATGCAGGCCAAGAAACTGCCCATGGTGGAAGACCTGCGCGATGAATCGGATCACGAGAGTCCCACGCGGCTGGTGATCATGCCCCGCGGGCGGCGCTTCGACGTCAACCAGTTGATGTCGCATCTGTTCGCCACCACCGACCTGGAGCGCAGCTACCGGGTCAATCTCAACATGATTGGGCTCAACGGCAAGCCCCAGGTCAAGAGCCTGAAAGAAATACTGGCGGAGTGGCTGAGTTACCGCGCCGATACCGTCACCCGCAGGCTGCGCCACCGGCTGGAGAAGGTGCTGGCGCGCCTGCACATCCTGGAAGGCCTGCTGATCGCCTTCCTCAACATCGACGAGGTGATCGCGATCATCCGTAGCGAGGACGAGCCCAAGCCGGTGCTGATGGCGCGCTTCGGCCTCAGCGACCTGCAAGCGGAGGCGGTGCTGGAGTTGAAGCTGCGGCACCTGGCCAAGCTGGAGGAATTCAAGATACGCGGCGAGCAGGACGAGTTGGAGCAGGAGCGGGAACGCCTGCAGACCATCCTGGGCTCGCGGGAAAAGCTCAACGAGCTGATCAAGCAGGAACTGACCCAGGACGCAGAGAAACACGGCGACGCGCGACGCTCGCCCATCGTGGTGCGGCAGGGCGCCCAGGCCATCGACGAGACAGCCCTAATTCCCAACGAGCCGGTCACGGTGATCCTGTCCGAGAAGGGCTGGGTGCGCGCCGCCAAGGGTCATGACATCGACGCTTCGGGCCTGGGCTTTCGCACCGGTGATGCCTTCCTGGCCTCGGCTCAGGGACGCAGCAACCAGCTTGCCTATTTCCTCGATTCCACCGGGCGCAGCTATTCGCTGCCTGCCCATGAACTGCCATCGGCGCGCAGCCAGGGCGAACCCTTGACCGGACGGCTGAACCCGCCCGCGGGCGCCGTGTTCCGCTCGGTGCTGGCCGGCGCGGAGGAGGATTGGTATCTGCTCGCTTCCGATGCGGGCTACGGATTCGTCATTCAGTTGGGCGAACTGGCCAGCAAGAACCGGGCGGGCAAGGCCTTGCTGAGCCTGCCTGATCACTCGCAGGTCCTGGTGCCGCTACGCATCGGGCAGCCGGAGAGCGACGGGCTGGCGGTGGTCACTCTGCAGGGGCGCTTGCTGGTGCTACCCGCCAATGAAGTGCCGGTGTTGAACAAGGGCAAGGGCAACAAGCTCATCGACATCAAGCCGGGAGAACTGGCCAAGCGCGAGGATTACATCGTCGCCATGACGGCGCTACCGCCGGGAACCGCGTTGCGTGTTCATGCGGGCAAACGCAGCGTCACCCTCCAGGGCAGTGACCTGGAGCATTACCGGGGTACCCGCGGGCGCCGGGGCAATCATCTGCCGCGGGGTTTCCAGCGCGTGGATCGGCTGGAGTGCGCCTGA
- a CDS encoding DUF3011 domain-containing protein has translation MIIRLFAMGLIVLLALGFSACGGYGGGGYGGGGYGGGWGNGGGYNYNQPNYGGQVRTVTCESDKGRNNSCGAGMAIGRAELDKQFSDTRCVQGRTWGYDRNAIWVNQGCRARFRVYPGNGFGGGGNYGGGGNKVIRCESEKNRRRRCDAGMAVGRAVVERQLSDVRCDKGSSWGTDNRGVWVDRGCRADFRVYQR, from the coding sequence ATGATTATCCGCCTGTTTGCGATGGGACTCATTGTTCTCCTGGCTCTTGGATTTAGCGCGTGCGGCGGCTACGGCGGTGGAGGCTATGGGGGCGGCGGTTATGGCGGTGGCTGGGGCAATGGAGGCGGCTACAACTACAATCAGCCGAATTACGGTGGGCAGGTGCGTACTGTCACCTGCGAAAGTGACAAAGGCCGTAACAACTCGTGCGGCGCCGGCATGGCTATCGGCCGCGCCGAACTGGATAAGCAGTTCTCGGATACGCGCTGCGTTCAGGGCCGTACTTGGGGCTACGACCGCAATGCCATCTGGGTTAACCAGGGTTGCCGGGCGCGATTCCGCGTCTATCCGGGCAACGGCTTTGGCGGCGGCGGCAACTACGGCGGCGGTGGGAACAAGGTGATTCGCTGCGAAAGCGAGAAGAATCGCCGCCGCCGCTGCGATGCCGGGATGGCAGTCGGCCGGGCTGTGGTGGAGCGGCAGTTGTCCGATGTGCGCTGTGACAAAGGCAGTTCCTGGGGTACCGACAACCGGGGCGTGTGGGTGGACCGCGGCTGCCGCGCGGACTTTCGGGTCTATCAGCGCTGA
- a CDS encoding urease accessory protein UreH domain-containing protein codes for MNSAEDLTAAERPRLPILQSIASGRTLRLILGLAGVLLVIYLDGLLQHVKGLPTLSRDMSFGLLFIVGLFTGFHCVGMCGAMVLSYTMKSASGGRPGYGVHLWYGAGKTLSYTLIGALFGGLGSIMAFTPAVRGAIGIIAGLFLVLFGIGMLNIWPALQNFRIKTPKFLLRFIGTQSRKHGHPFVIGLLNGLMVLCGPLQAMYIMAAGSGSMAQGAAMLFFFGLGTLPMMMGFGIFASLASRQLAPKLIRASAVIVVVLGAVMLNRGLKMSDTGLDFDSLRFGAMRAVSLEWNYWQKKALLADIQLPELPIPEAPHRNHTMPPLEISAQVGGRAVEPDEFHLQAGVPVRWVIEVTSPEPVVKRLAIPEWGLDQVLQPGEQVIEFTPTQVGIVTWQGADGESLARFLVEDPHASMMHVH; via the coding sequence ATGAATTCCGCCGAAGACCTCACCGCCGCCGAAAGGCCCCGGCTTCCTATCCTGCAATCCATCGCCAGCGGCCGCACGCTCCGGTTGATACTAGGCTTGGCCGGTGTGTTGCTGGTCATCTATCTGGACGGCTTGCTGCAACACGTCAAGGGCCTGCCCACCCTCAGCCGCGACATGAGTTTCGGCCTGTTGTTCATCGTCGGTCTGTTCACCGGCTTTCACTGCGTGGGCATGTGCGGCGCCATGGTGCTGAGCTACACCATGAAATCGGCCAGTGGCGGCCGTCCGGGTTACGGAGTGCACCTGTGGTACGGCGCGGGCAAGACCCTCTCCTACACCCTGATTGGCGCCCTGTTCGGTGGGCTGGGCTCCATAATGGCCTTCACGCCGGCTGTGCGCGGCGCCATTGGCATCATCGCCGGGCTGTTCCTGGTGCTGTTTGGCATCGGCATGCTCAACATTTGGCCGGCTTTGCAGAACTTCCGCATCAAGACGCCCAAGTTCTTGCTGCGCTTCATCGGTACCCAATCCCGCAAACACGGTCATCCCTTTGTTATCGGGCTGCTCAATGGACTAATGGTGCTGTGCGGGCCGCTGCAGGCCATGTACATCATGGCCGCCGGCAGCGGCAGCATGGCGCAGGGCGCGGCCATGCTGTTCTTCTTCGGGCTGGGCACCCTGCCGATGATGATGGGCTTCGGCATTTTCGCGAGCCTGGCCTCCCGTCAGCTGGCCCCCAAGCTGATCAGGGCCTCGGCGGTCATTGTCGTCGTGCTGGGGGCGGTGATGCTCAATCGGGGCCTCAAGATGAGTGACACCGGACTGGATTTCGACTCGCTGCGCTTTGGCGCCATGCGGGCGGTGAGCCTGGAGTGGAATTATTGGCAAAAAAAGGCGTTGCTGGCCGACATCCAACTGCCGGAACTGCCCATTCCTGAAGCTCCGCACCGCAACCACACCATGCCCCCTCTTGAAATCAGCGCGCAGGTCGGCGGCCGCGCCGTGGAACCGGACGAGTTCCACCTGCAGGCCGGCGTGCCGGTGCGCTGGGTGATCGAGGTCACGAGTCCCGAGCCGGTGGTCAAGCGGCTGGCCATTCCCGAATGGGGCCTGGACCAGGTGCTACAGCCAGGCGAACAGGTGATCGAGTTTACCCCGACGCAGGTGGGAATTGTCACCTGGCAGGGAGCTGACGGTGAGTCGCTGGCCCGCTTTCTGGTGGAAGATCCACACGCCAGCATGATGCACGTGCACTGA